CGCACTGCTGGAGCGCCGGCCGGCGCGTCGTGCATCCCGACAGGTTCTTCCATGCGCTCGACAGCATCCGGGACTGGAACCGCCTGTACGGAGCCCGCGGCTTCGTCCAGCACCAGAGCGTGTTGCCGGTCGAAGCGGGCGACGCGCACATCGTCCGCTACTTCGAGACGATCACGCGCCACGCCGGTGCGTCCTTCCTCACGGTCGTGAAGGACTGCGGAGCGGAGGGACGCGGCCTGCTGTCGTTCCCGCGTCCGGGGGTCTCGGTCGCGCTCGATCTCCCGATGCGGGGCGCCGCGACGCAGGCCCTCGTCGACGCGCTGAACCGGCACGTGATCGAGACGGGCGGCCGGATCTATCTCGCCAAGGACGCGCTCACGCGGCGCGAGGACTTCGTCGCCATGGAGCCGCGCCTCGCGGCTTTCGACGCGGTTCGCCGTGCGTGGGATCCGGAGCGGCGTCTGCGCTCGGCGCTCTCGGTGCGCCTGCTCGGAGATCCCGGGTGAAGATCGCGTTCCTCGGGGCGACCCGCGGCATGGGGCGGAGCCTCGCGCGCCTCTGCGCCAAGCGGGGCGACGCGGTGGCCCTCCTCGGGCGCGATCCGGACGCGCTCGCGCGCTCGGCGCGCGATCTCGAGGTGCTCGGCGCCGGCGCGGTCGCGCCGGTGCCCTGCGATCTCGCCGCGCCCACGGGCTTCGGTCCCGCGCTCGACGCGGCGGCGGACGCGCTCGGCGGGCTCGATGCGGTCGTGCTGAGCGCGGCCGACTTCGCGCGGCCCGCCGAGCTCGACGCGGATCCGGCGCGGGCCGTCCGCCTCGCCACCCTGAATTTCACGCACAGCATCGCGTTCCTCGAGGCGGCGCGGGTCCGCCTTCTCGCGCGCGGCGGCGGCACGCTCTGCGTCTTCTCGTCGGTCGCCGGCGACCGGGCGCGGAAGGCGACTGGAATCTACGGCTCGACCAAGGCCGGGTTGTCGCACTACGCCGAGGCGGTGGACCTCCGCGACCGGCCGCGCGGGCTCCGCGTCGTGCTCGTGAAGCCGGGCTTCGTGCGCACCGGCATGACGGCCGACCTGCCGGTGCCGCCGTTCGCGGGGGAGCCGGAGGCGGTCGCGCGCCGGGTGTTGACGGCGATCGACCGGGGCTGGCCCGTCGTCTACGCTCCGCCGATCTGGCGCGTCGTGATGCTGGTGATCCGCGCCCTGCCGCGCTTCGTGA
Above is a genomic segment from Deltaproteobacteria bacterium containing:
- a CDS encoding SDR family NAD(P)-dependent oxidoreductase codes for the protein MKIAFLGATRGMGRSLARLCAKRGDAVALLGRDPDALARSARDLEVLGAGAVAPVPCDLAAPTGFGPALDAAADALGGLDAVVLSAADFARPAELDADPARAVRLATLNFTHSIAFLEAARVRLLARGGGTLCVFSSVAGDRARKATGIYGSTKAGLSHYAEAVDLRDRPRGLRVVLVKPGFVRTGMTADLPVPPFAGEPEAVARRVLTAIDRGWPVVYAPPIWRVVMLVIRALPRFVMRRVEF